The genomic region AAACTGGATGAGGTCCGCGATGCACTGGCCGATATTGACGTGCACGGCATGACTGTAAGTGAGGTGCGCGGCTATGGTCGCCAGAAGGGTCATACGGAAACCTACAGGGGCGCTGAATATACAGTTACATTTCTCCCCAAGCTCAAGCTTGAGATTGCCGTTGATGATAGCCGGCTAAACGATGTGTTAGACACTATTCAGGGTACGGTTCAGACAGGTCAGATAGGGGATGGCAAGATTTTCATATTGCCTATAGACGAAGCGGTGCGGGTGCGCACCGGAGAAAAGGGAGCCGCCGTTTTGTAACCCACCTTATCTGTAAACCACCTTACCCCCTCCCCCGCCTACTTTATGCCTAAAATAGGCGCAATACGCATATCATGAAACAGCGATCCAATCGTGAGATAACGATCAAAAAAATAACTGAAAATCAAAAAGGATAAAGACAGATCATGAATGACATCCAAATAGGCGCCGACGTATTTTTTGTGTTAACGGGGGCCATTTTGGTTTTCGCCATGCATGCGGGCTTTGCTTTTCTTGAGGTGGGAACTGTTCGCCACAAAAATCAGGTGAACGCTTTGGTGAAAATCCTCGCGGATTTCGCCGTATCAACGGTGACGTACTTTATTATTGGCTATTTCGTTGCTTATGGGGCTCATTTCTTCTATGCGGCTGCCATTCTGGATGGCAGTTCTACAGCCCCGGGTGTTGAGTTCGCCCCTCAGGGATTAGATCTGGTCAAATTCTTTTTTCTGGCTACTTTTGCAGCCGCCATACCGGCGATTATCTCCGGCGGTATTGCAGAGCGGGCCCGCTTCTGGCCACAGGTCACAGCGGTTGTGGTGCTGGTGGGGCTCGTCTATCCGCTCTTTGAGGGCATCGTGTGGAACGGCAATCATGGAATACAGGACTGGCTTGAGGCCACCTTTGGTTTCCCCTTCCGTGACTTTGCAGGTTCAGTGGTCGTTCATGGTATTGGTGGCTGGCTGGCTCTTAGCGCTGTCCTTCTTTTGGGTCCGCGCCTTGGGCGCTACCAAAGAGATGGATCTATTGTCGGTATTCCACCGTCAAGCATACCGTGGTTGTCGCTGGGGTCATGGCTGTTGTGTATCGGATGGTTTGGCTTCAATGTCATGACGGCGAACTCTCTTGAGGGTATCTCCGGACTGGTCGCCTTAAACTCTTTGTTGGCCATGGCAGGCGGCATAATTTGCTCTCTTATTGTAGGACGCAACGATGCGGGCTTTATTCATAACGGTGCCCTTGCGGGTCTGGTCGCCGTGTGCGCCGGTTCAGACATTATGCATCCCCTCGGAGCCCTCGTGACCGGCGGCATAGCGGGTGCTTTGTTCGTATTCTTTTTTGAGCGGTGTCAAAACCGCTGGCGCATTGACGATGTGCTCGGCGTATGGCCTCTTCATGGCCTGTGCGGCGTATGGGGTGGCGTGGCAGCCGGTATATTCGGGCAGGAACTTTTAGGCGGACTGGGTGAGGTCTCACTGCGCTCACAAATTGTGGGCAGTGCGATGGGAGCCGCTTACGCCTTTATTACCGGCTATGTGCTGTATGGCACTTTGCGCTTCTTTATTGGTATTCGCCTGAACCCCGGACAAGAATATGCCGGTGCGGATCAATCTATTCACCGTGTTGATGCTAATCCGGAGGCCGGTATACGACCATAATGACGAAACAACCCCGGAGCACAGATGATGTTCTTTGGCCGGGGTCGGCCTTTGCCCGTCTTCGTGACCTGCTAAAAGACCTGAAGCCGGG from Parvularculales bacterium harbors:
- a CDS encoding P-II family nitrogen regulator, with translation MKLVIAIIKPFKLDEVRDALADIDVHGMTVSEVRGYGRQKGHTETYRGAEYTVTFLPKLKLEIAVDDSRLNDVLDTIQGTVQTGQIGDGKIFILPIDEAVRVRTGEKGAAVL
- a CDS encoding ammonium transporter, which translates into the protein MNDIQIGADVFFVLTGAILVFAMHAGFAFLEVGTVRHKNQVNALVKILADFAVSTVTYFIIGYFVAYGAHFFYAAAILDGSSTAPGVEFAPQGLDLVKFFFLATFAAAIPAIISGGIAERARFWPQVTAVVVLVGLVYPLFEGIVWNGNHGIQDWLEATFGFPFRDFAGSVVVHGIGGWLALSAVLLLGPRLGRYQRDGSIVGIPPSSIPWLSLGSWLLCIGWFGFNVMTANSLEGISGLVALNSLLAMAGGIICSLIVGRNDAGFIHNGALAGLVAVCAGSDIMHPLGALVTGGIAGALFVFFFERCQNRWRIDDVLGVWPLHGLCGVWGGVAAGIFGQELLGGLGEVSLRSQIVGSAMGAAYAFITGYVLYGTLRFFIGIRLNPGQEYAGADQSIHRVDANPEAGIRP